A stretch of DNA from Streptomyces spiramyceticus:
GCGGGCGCGGCATCACCCACCGCATCGCCCGCAAAGGAATCGAGACCTCGCAGCGATTAGGGCGCCACCGCTGGACCATCGAGCGCACCATGGCCTGGCTCGCCGGCTGCCGACGACTCCACCGACGCTACGAACGCAAAGCCGAGCACTTCCTCGCCTTCACGAGCATCGCCTGCACCCTCATCTGCTACCGCAGACTCGCCAAATGAGATGACTTCTTAGCGGCGCGCCCGAAGTCCTTGTACGGATGATCCTTGGCCTGCTGGTTGCGCTCGTTCGCGAGTTTGTACGCGTCGCCGAGGGTGAGAGCTTTGCCGTCCTTCGCTTTGCGTTCTGATGGCTGTTTGCTGTCCTGCTTCGGGGGCTCGGGAGCTTTGCCGTCCTTGCTGGCTTTGACGCGTTCGCGTGCTTGGTCGATCTGCTCTTGGGTGATGTTGACTTTCAGCCTGATGGTGGTGTCTGCGGTGGTCGCGTACTGCGGCTGGATGTCTCGTGTTTGCGCAACTTGGCTGGTGGTGTCCTGTTTGGTGTCGTCTTGCTGGAGTGGAAGTACGCCGGCGAGTGCCGCTGCTGCGGCGATGGCGGCTATGCCAGGCAGGAGTTTGATACGCACGAATCCCCTTCAATCGAACGCGTGTACATGTCACGCGTGAAGAGGGGAACCTACCGCACCAATCTGATCTTGAACAGCTCGTTGGGGACGACGAAGCCCCGCCTGGACGGAGACGGGGCAACGGCGGTGCGGTGGTCAGTTGCGGATACAGACCGGGCTGATACAGATGCTCCACCAGACGCTGCCGCTCTCGGGAACGCTGCGTGCCTTCGGACGCTTCGGCGAGACTGGCGGAGCGTGCTGTTCTTCCCGCTCAAGCCTCCGGCGTGCCCACTCGAGCGTTTTGGCCGGGGTGTCCGGGTCGGCTTCGAGTTCCTGGAGCCTACGTACGGCCAGTACTCCAGTTGCAGTTTGCTATTGCCGCTGGTCAGGGGCGTCTTTCTGAGTGTATTCAGCTGACGTGCCGTCATGTGGTGGTTGTTCGTGACCGGCGTCGGGTGATCGCTGTTGTACTGATCATGCAAGATGATGTGCAGCCTGATGTGTGGGCGGGCGAGCTGGAAGAGGTGCTGCTGCGGGTTGGTCACCGGTTCGGCCGGGCCGATCTGCGGCGGCGGATGCGCGCGTATGTGCATGGGTTGCTGGGTCCGGTCGGACGGAAAAACAGCTGGCAGCGAAGCGGAACCGCTTGTAGCGCGGGTTCGATTTCCGTCATCCGCTCCACGCGAAAGCCCCAGGTCATGAACCCGGGGCTTTGTTGTTGTCCGAAGAGTGCCGGGCTCCCCGGGGAAATCTCCGGGGAGCGTTCAACGGCGTCGGGGCCTACTCCATACCGCGTCCGCTGATGGGGACAGCACCCAGGGAGACGACCCCCTCGGCGAGCTTCACCGCGGGGAGGGCGGCCAGCAGGGCCTCCGGGCTGCTCGCGGCGAGAGTCGGCGGCGAGACGAAGGCGTCGTTCGTCTGGAGGTCGAAGATCAGCTCGTCGATCTCCTTGCGCGTGGTCGACGGCATGACGAACGCATGGACGTGATCGCCGACCTCGGACATCGACCACTTGGCGAGGAGGCGCGGATTGGGACGACGGAAGCGGACACTGAACGATCCGGGTGTCCGGGCGACCTCCAGAGACGGCTTGATGTTCAGCTCCTTCAGCCGTCGCTCCATGTACTCCGCCAGCTCCATGCCGATGCGACAGCGCTCGACCTGATCGGTGTAGGAGAGCTGGGCGAGGTGATTCCACATCACCAGCGGCGAGAACCCGTTGCGCGAACCGGCGAAGGTGGTGTCCTTGGAACCGATGACCGGCACCTCCGCGGGAGGCGCCATCTGGTACTTGACCTTGGTCATGTAGATGCTGCATGGCCAGGGGACGCCAGGCCATTTGTGGCCGCTCATCGAGATGGACGAGACCATGTCCACGCTCTTGCCGCTCTTCGACTTCAACCGGAGGCCGAAGTCGAACTCCGGCAGCTCGACCTCGGGGGTCCAGCCGAAGGCGTCCGGCTTCGCCGACGCCATCCGGATGAAGGGGCCGTATCCCGCGCCGAGAGCTCCGTCCACGTGGATCCAGAAGCGGCGGCGCTTCACGGTCTGCCCGGGGCCGTACGTCAGCTCGTGCTCGAGGTGTTTGGGCTCGAAGATCGGCAGCAGCTGCCGGCAGATCTCCTCGACACTGTCGTGCGCGCCCTTGAAGGTGCTGCCGTAGTTGAGGCTGACCAGGATCGGGTGCCCCTTACCCACGAAGAACGTGACCAGCTTGACGAGCTTGTCGATGTCGACTTCGCCGTCGGCGTTGGAGGGGACCCCTTCCCGGCAACTGTCCCAGCCGCCCTCGATGGGGCAGTCGTAGTCGAACTTCTTCGCTGCGGCGTAGACGTTGTAGATGCCTAGGACCCGCATCCCCTTACCGAAGGAGTAATGCGTGTCCTGCGAGTAGAAGGCGACGGGGACGAAGAACTTCTCCTCCTGTGTATAAGGCGCGGGCTCCACGTAGGTGAGCGTGTTCCCTCGATCGCCAGTGGTCTTGAGGAGCGCTTTGCCCGCGAGGTAGTCGCGGGCGTTCCACATGGCGTAGAGGTTCGCCTCGGTGGAGCCCATCGACGTCATGTAGCCCCAGTACGACTCGCCGTCCCTGGGATCGTGCGGCCACTTCGCGTTCCACAGGGAGGCGTAGTAGTCCAGCACGGCGCGTTCGGCGACCCGCGTGTTCGGCTTGTAGCCGCCACGGTCGAACGGATCGCCCATGTTGTTGATGTGGCAGTCCAGGAACCGGGAAAGATCCAGCCGGGTGCCGTCCGTGTCCTGGTTGAACTGGTAGCCCAGCATGTGGTCACGCTTGTAGATCAGGTACTTCTCCATGGCGTCCAGAGCCTTGCGGCGCTGGACGTCGGTGATGGCGTGACCCCCGATCTGGAAGTCGCGGGCATCGATGCCCGGCTCCTTCGGATAGACGTTGGCGGGGTTCTTGAGCGGTCCACTGACCTGGCTGGCCTGGCCGTCGGTGAGTCCCTGGCTCTTCAGGATTTCGTGCCAGGTCTCATGGTCGGGTCCGAACGGGAAGTCCGCGACAGTTCCGGGACTGGTCTCTTCGACCGTCATGCTGCACTCTCCCAACATCAGCTCAGGTGCGGCGACCGCACCCGCCGGTCAGCCTGACCACCAAACGGCTCGAATATGACGCTGACACGTTTGAGGAGTGCCGCATTCCCCCGGTCGGTCGAACGTGCCCCGGCAACCGCGCCCCGACGGTCGACTCGGATGCTGCCGAGGCGGGCCGGCGGGGCGAGTCCCCCCACAGCTGATCCCGGTGCTCGAACGCCTCCCGCGCCGGCGTCCTGCGCTTATGCGTCTATTGGATCGGGGTCTTCGCGAGGACTTCGCGGAGCACGGGCCAGGAGAGGTCCGAGTACGTCGTGAACTTCCGCTCGTCGTGCGGTTCCTTCTCGTGGATGTAGTGGAACACCTCACGGGTGAGGTCGGCGCCCTCGTACGCGTCCAGGTGCACCTCCTTCTCGTTGAGGTACACGTGGAAACTGGCGCCGAAGTCAGCACTGTTGTTCATGAGGCCGTCTTCGCTCATGCCATTGCCGTCCATCGGGCAGAAGACCTTGTGCACGGCGTACGTTTCACGGGTAAGCCACGCACACTGACCCGGCGTCAGGGTGACCAGCCCGCGCTTCTCGGCGTCCCACCTCAGCGCACCGTACGACATGACGTCGAGCTGCCCGGCCAGGCAGTAGACGATGCCCGTGGTGTTGCCGTGCGAGTGCATCGGTGAGTAGTGCTGCGCCGGCCAGATCTCCAGCACCACTGGTGAGCCGTATCTCGCGTTCTCGTCGAAGTACGGCTCCGCGACCCCGTGGTCCCTCGCCAGGTCGTCATACTTGCCCTTGCCGGTGCAGGCCACGCGGATGTACGGGGGGTGGCTGCGGTCGCCGTTCTCGCCGTAAACCTTGTCGTGCAGGATCTGCCGAAGCAGCCGGGGCTGAGTGTCCGTGGTGGGCTCGAGATGCCAGCGGACGGCCTGGATCTCCCAGGCCGAAAGCCGGAGGTTGGCGGCCTTGTGGGCCAAGTCCATGACGGCCGGGGGCACCATGAGCTGGCGGACGTACTCGTCAAACGAGGACGGCTGGGAGATGACGAGCGCCGGTTCGATCCGTTCGGCCTGAATGCGTAGCCGCCGCTCTTCCTCCTTCGTGATGTGGAAGGGCGGCTGGGGCGTCGTCCCGGCCGAGGTCGCCGTGGTGACGGGGCGTGCTTGAGTCATGGCCGAATCCTCCCGGTCGCCATAACCTGAGGTGCCCAATGTGACTGATACGAGCGGCTTCGCACGGGCCCTTCCCGTCGTCGCTGAAACGATCCGCCGGCGTCTCGGACGGTCCTGTGGCAGACCTCGAACGAGTGACGGCGTGAGCCACGTGCGGAGGGGTACTACAGAGTGGTGTCCCCGGTACGACGGACTGACCCTGGAAATGTCGTCGGCCCAACAACGAGGCGGCGTCGAAGATGTCGCTGACCAGGCGTTCGTGTTGCGCGCACCAAGACCACGGTCCGGCGGCTGCCCGACGGCACATCCGTCGAGGTCACGAGCCCTCGAACGAGCATCATCAACCTGCTGACGACGGTCCGGGCGTTCTACCTGGATCTGGCCCAGTGGGCTCTGGAAGAGCCGGGCCGCTGGGGCCCGTGGGTCGCCCCGTGTCCGGTCAAGGAGGCCGAGATCTCCCAGAGCAAGCACGTCACCCGGCGCAAAGCTCGCATGGACCAGCGGACCCGGGAGCGGCTTCCAGTCCTTCCCGCCCTGGTCAGGACTGCGGCCGACGAGCTCAGGAGGCGACTTCCCGGGCGACCGAGCCGTCAAGCAGCCGCCCTGAGAGTTCCGCACAGCCCCGAACTACCGAAACGGCTCGGACGGCGTCAGGCGAACGGCCCCCGACACCAACCAATCAAGTTCGCTGGTGCACTTGGCCTTCCGCTCCCGTCGGTCGGAGCGCGCGTTGTCACGTGAGCCCGAGCG
This window harbors:
- a CDS encoding histidine decarboxylase, coding for MTVEETSPGTVADFPFGPDHETWHEILKSQGLTDGQASQVSGPLKNPANVYPKEPGIDARDFQIGGHAITDVQRRKALDAMEKYLIYKRDHMLGYQFNQDTDGTRLDLSRFLDCHINNMGDPFDRGGYKPNTRVAERAVLDYYASLWNAKWPHDPRDGESYWGYMTSMGSTEANLYAMWNARDYLAGKALLKTTGDRGNTLTYVEPAPYTQEEKFFVPVAFYSQDTHYSFGKGMRVLGIYNVYAAAKKFDYDCPIEGGWDSCREGVPSNADGEVDIDKLVKLVTFFVGKGHPILVSLNYGSTFKGAHDSVEEICRQLLPIFEPKHLEHELTYGPGQTVKRRRFWIHVDGALGAGYGPFIRMASAKPDAFGWTPEVELPEFDFGLRLKSKSGKSVDMVSSISMSGHKWPGVPWPCSIYMTKVKYQMAPPAEVPVIGSKDTTFAGSRNGFSPLVMWNHLAQLSYTDQVERCRIGMELAEYMERRLKELNIKPSLEVARTPGSFSVRFRRPNPRLLAKWSMSEVGDHVHAFVMPSTTRKEIDELIFDLQTNDAFVSPPTLAASSPEALLAALPAVKLAEGVVSLGAVPISGRGME